The Haloplanus sp. CK5-1 genome contains a region encoding:
- a CDS encoding DUF7502 family protein, translated as MSETTPSDGETADPPPEERKIRRALAQIRREGWKVAVIYAVVDATLATLLVNLVATVTGVPELPARLPLPDAVLSALRSAGVAPADPTVASGVVVGLAVGLVVFVSEVAWRVRRPLVEQFEAANPELREALRTARDTVNREGRSRMALRLYESVLDDLRAASSIGLLDLRRVAVTVVVVAAVSIATIQLAVVDVSLAGGVGGAPEAEPDGGTDTEYTGLEDGSSILGEPEDVPEGEENLDASVDTEGAGSGDVDTESAAAYDDSGFDDSGTVESQRAGFSERERLEDAELIREYNLRIREETDDS; from the coding sequence ATGTCCGAGACGACACCATCCGACGGTGAGACCGCCGATCCCCCACCCGAAGAGCGCAAGATCCGCCGCGCCCTCGCCCAGATCCGCCGCGAGGGGTGGAAGGTGGCAGTCATCTACGCCGTCGTCGACGCGACGCTCGCGACGCTGCTCGTGAACCTCGTCGCGACGGTCACGGGGGTTCCCGAGCTCCCCGCGCGCCTGCCGCTCCCCGACGCCGTGCTGTCGGCGCTCCGATCGGCGGGCGTCGCGCCCGCCGACCCGACGGTCGCGAGCGGCGTCGTCGTCGGCCTCGCCGTCGGCCTCGTCGTCTTCGTCTCCGAAGTCGCGTGGCGGGTGCGCCGGCCGCTCGTCGAACAGTTCGAGGCCGCGAACCCCGAGTTACGGGAGGCGCTCCGGACGGCACGCGACACCGTGAACCGCGAGGGCCGCTCCCGGATGGCGCTCCGTCTCTACGAGAGTGTCCTCGACGACCTGCGGGCGGCCTCCAGCATCGGTCTGCTCGACCTCCGGCGGGTCGCGGTGACAGTCGTCGTCGTCGCGGCCGTCAGCATCGCGACGATCCAACTCGCCGTCGTCGACGTGTCGCTCGCGGGCGGCGTCGGCGGAGCGCCCGAGGCCGAACCGGACGGCGGCACCGACACGGAGTACACCGGGCTGGAGGACGGGTCGTCGATCCTCGGCGAACCGGAGGACGTGCCCGAGGGCGAGGAGAACCTCGACGCGTCGGTCGATACCGAGGGTGCCGGGAGCGGCGACGTCGACACCGAGTCGGCCGCCGCCTACGACGACAGCGGGTTCGACGACTCAGGGACGGTCGAGAGCCAGCGTGCGGGGTTCTCGGAGCGCGAGCGACTCGAAGACGCGGAACTGATCCGCGAGTACAACCTACGGATCCGGGAGGAGACCGACGACTCATGA
- a CDS encoding chromosome partitioning protein, which yields MSLIGRSINLALALLICLSVAGTAGATLYYQESVEDLDTENSQLRQENERLREDLRSTESDLQQTRQRLQELNESLQTTRSDVGQVSENLEETEGQLESTEQELASTRQDLQSARDQVEELQQRTNELETRNDQLRSEVGNLESENADLRDERDDLQADVDDLNDQVADLESDISSLEQSNENLQAENDRLRDRLDETESDLASVCAEFEDPPPECN from the coding sequence ATGAGCCTCATCGGCCGATCGATCAACCTCGCCCTCGCCCTCCTGATCTGCCTGTCGGTCGCCGGCACCGCGGGCGCGACGCTGTACTACCAGGAGTCGGTCGAGGACCTCGACACGGAGAACAGCCAACTCCGCCAGGAGAACGAACGCCTGCGGGAGGACCTCCGATCGACCGAGAGCGACCTCCAGCAGACCCGCCAGCGACTGCAGGAGCTCAACGAGAGCCTGCAGACCACCCGGAGCGACGTGGGGCAGGTGTCCGAGAACCTCGAAGAGACGGAGGGGCAACTGGAGTCGACCGAGCAGGAACTCGCGTCGACCCGGCAGGACCTCCAGTCGGCCCGCGACCAGGTCGAGGAGTTACAACAGCGGACGAACGAACTCGAAACCCGGAACGACCAACTCCGATCCGAGGTGGGGAACCTCGAATCCGAGAACGCGGACCTGCGTGACGAGCGTGACGACCTGCAGGCCGACGTCGACGACCTGAACGATCAGGTGGCGGACTTGGAGTCCGATATCAGTAGCCTAGAGCAGTCGAACGAGAACCTGCAAGCGGAGAACGACCGTCTCCGGGACCGACTCGACGAGACGGAGAGCGACCTCGCGTCGGTGTGTGCCGAGTTCGAAGACCCGCCGCCGGAGTGTAACTGA
- a CDS encoding VWA domain-containing protein: MWALLSVRTTVEGTVVGLERPAALLALPVAVAALVLLVRYRASGTASRRSRRLLLAARVVVATLIVVSAAGPFTVVTTETQGDPSVSMLVDRSDSTAVSPAVAEELAEDVEAEGVPVTVSTIGQGTDSRIGDGVAANVRENGSVVVVSDGRVTGGRSLAETAEFARSVNATISAVSAEPTRTERYVTLSGPSKASVGVESQFLVQVSGVQATDPVEVTVSVDGQQVASERIAEGTGSVPVSHTFESTGDHRITAEIDGDDEFEVNDVARKTVRVVDQPRVLYVSRGEYPLREYLGQLYDVETAESVPENLDPYYAVVVQNVAAGDMGNVDELQRFVIDGGGLLMAGGPDSFENGNYANSSVASMLPVTFGESSPGSARIVMLIDVSGSAGDGMRIQKAIALDALSQLDDDNTVGVVGFNQRAYSVADPVQLSEGRGDIEDRIRRLQAGGATNIANGLRGAEEMLGGQRGTVILVSDGGDTASRSAVVANALGRQGIRVIAVGAGRNVNEGVLRRIAEESGGNYFRADETDRLRLLFGGGSRQFEGEGLTVVDSSHFVTSGVTLESNPGRANDVSMRPGANFLVAGPDGTPAAASWRYGLGRVATITTYEEGGGLDGLLRQPDSLLVTKSVNYAIGDPERKATGVTDVADTRVGESTTVVYRGAAPPEGTDLSFGATDEGVYRARTTPDSVGFETAAGATYAANYPAEYAGFGTSTALADAVRATGGKQFDRGDAAEIAEFARQRSTRVRDVRRSWDWALLTAALLLFLTEVIVRRLQVYNGRTRSESGLP, translated from the coding sequence ATGTGGGCGCTCCTGTCGGTCCGGACGACCGTCGAGGGGACGGTCGTCGGCCTCGAACGCCCGGCGGCGCTGCTCGCGTTGCCGGTCGCCGTCGCCGCGCTCGTTCTCTTGGTCCGCTACCGTGCCTCGGGGACGGCTTCGCGGCGGAGCAGACGGCTCCTGCTCGCCGCCAGGGTGGTCGTCGCGACGCTGATCGTCGTCTCGGCTGCCGGCCCCTTCACCGTCGTCACGACCGAGACGCAGGGCGATCCGAGCGTGTCGATGCTGGTCGATCGCTCGGACAGCACGGCCGTCTCGCCGGCGGTCGCCGAGGAGTTGGCCGAAGACGTCGAGGCGGAGGGGGTTCCGGTGACCGTCTCGACGATCGGGCAGGGGACCGACTCCCGGATCGGCGACGGCGTCGCCGCGAACGTCCGCGAGAATGGCTCGGTCGTCGTGGTCTCCGACGGTCGTGTCACGGGCGGGCGGAGCCTCGCCGAGACGGCGGAGTTCGCCCGGTCGGTCAACGCCACGATCAGCGCCGTCTCCGCCGAGCCGACGCGAACCGAACGGTACGTCACCCTCTCGGGTCCGAGCAAGGCGAGCGTCGGCGTCGAGAGCCAGTTCCTGGTGCAGGTCTCGGGCGTGCAGGCAACTGACCCGGTCGAAGTGACCGTCTCCGTCGACGGCCAGCAGGTGGCGAGCGAGCGGATCGCCGAGGGGACGGGGAGCGTCCCCGTCTCTCACACGTTCGAGTCGACGGGTGACCACCGGATCACGGCCGAAATCGACGGGGACGACGAGTTCGAGGTCAACGACGTGGCGCGCAAGACCGTCCGAGTCGTCGATCAGCCCCGCGTGCTGTACGTCTCCCGCGGCGAGTACCCGCTCCGGGAGTATCTGGGCCAACTGTACGACGTCGAGACCGCCGAGTCGGTGCCCGAGAACCTCGATCCCTACTACGCGGTCGTCGTCCAGAACGTCGCCGCCGGGGACATGGGGAACGTCGACGAACTCCAGCGGTTCGTCATCGACGGCGGAGGGCTGTTGATGGCGGGCGGCCCCGACAGCTTCGAGAACGGAAACTACGCCAACTCCTCGGTCGCCTCGATGCTCCCGGTCACGTTCGGCGAGTCCAGCCCGGGGAGCGCACGGATCGTCATGCTGATCGACGTCTCGGGGAGCGCCGGCGACGGGATGCGGATCCAGAAGGCTATCGCGCTCGACGCCCTCTCGCAACTCGACGACGACAACACCGTCGGCGTCGTCGGGTTCAACCAGCGAGCCTACAGCGTCGCCGACCCCGTGCAACTGAGCGAGGGGCGGGGGGACATCGAGGATCGAATCCGTCGTCTCCAGGCCGGCGGCGCGACCAACATCGCCAACGGGCTCCGGGGGGCCGAGGAGATGCTCGGCGGGCAGCGGGGAACGGTCATCCTCGTCAGCGACGGCGGCGACACCGCGAGTCGGTCGGCGGTGGTGGCGAACGCGCTGGGTCGACAGGGGATCCGCGTGATCGCCGTCGGCGCGGGGCGAAACGTCAACGAGGGTGTTCTCCGACGAATCGCCGAGGAGTCCGGAGGCAACTACTTCCGGGCCGACGAGACCGACCGCCTGCGCCTCCTGTTCGGCGGCGGGAGCCGGCAGTTCGAGGGCGAGGGGCTCACCGTCGTCGACTCCTCGCACTTCGTCACCAGCGGCGTCACGCTGGAGTCGAACCCCGGCCGCGCCAACGACGTGTCGATGCGTCCGGGCGCGAACTTCCTCGTCGCCGGACCGGACGGTACCCCCGCGGCCGCCTCGTGGCGGTACGGCCTCGGCCGGGTCGCCACGATCACGACCTACGAGGAGGGCGGGGGACTCGACGGCCTGCTCCGACAGCCGGACTCCCTGCTGGTCACCAAGTCGGTCAACTACGCCATCGGCGACCCAGAGCGCAAGGCGACGGGCGTCACCGACGTGGCCGACACGCGGGTCGGGGAGTCGACGACGGTCGTCTACCGCGGCGCCGCGCCACCCGAGGGGACCGACCTCTCGTTCGGTGCCACCGACGAGGGCGTCTACCGCGCACGGACGACCCCCGATTCGGTCGGCTTCGAGACGGCTGCGGGCGCGACCTACGCCGCGAACTACCCGGCGGAGTACGCCGGCTTCGGCACGTCGACGGCGCTCGCCGACGCCGTGCGTGCGACCGGTGGCAAGCAGTTCGACCGCGGCGACGCCGCCGAAATCGCGGAGTTCGCCCGCCAACGGTCCACCCGGGTGCGCGACGTGCGACGGTCCTGGGACTGGGCGCTGTTGACGGCCGCGCTCCTCCTCTTTCTGACCGAAGTGATCGTCCGGCGGCTTCAAGTGTACAACGGCCGAACGAGGAGTGAGAGCGGTCTCCCATGA
- a CDS encoding VWA domain-containing protein, translating into MALADAFLSPLGLLALLAVVPVILLYLVQPDPRRVELPTLRYLLDEEGEDAANPLLERLKRSLLLLLQLLVIVALAVSLAGPYVTVSESQTVEETVIVLDGSASMGVETGSGTRFDAATAAARDVTTGTNSVVFAGSENRIALRSGGDGEVAATLDDLAVSETPADLGGAISQAASIAGENARIVVLSDFADDAGWTDAVQSARARDLRVDLRQFAGGGDDNVGIVDRSFSGSNVTLSVRNFGDQSATRSVALGGRSRSVTLDPGGVERVTLPVPAGGGEARLTPGDSFPTDDVAYVAAPSDPTVDVLLLTNDRSRYLTTALSVIDEVRLTVDAPPTTVEGDYDVILYSDLEEERLLRGNVEAGRDLIDAGGGVGVLAQESPPETYGDLLLLSPTGVGTNPSIGRVANDELTRGIDFPPPERYLQGSLRSGTALVDTGDGTPVVATDRRDAGRVLYYGYVAGDDPFRFNYQYPVFWKRATFYLAGRESLDALNRETGSTLRFDDATEVGTPDGTVSARAVPLDRAGFYAVGDDRRLGVSLYSATESEVAAASLDEREGVTGVRAREEERQVPRPLTPLVALAALLAVVGEVAYLRRRGDL; encoded by the coding sequence ATGGCCCTCGCAGACGCCTTCCTCTCTCCCCTCGGGCTCTTGGCCCTGCTCGCGGTCGTCCCCGTGATCCTCCTCTATCTCGTCCAACCCGACCCCCGGCGGGTCGAACTCCCGACCCTCCGATACCTGCTTGACGAGGAAGGTGAGGACGCGGCAAATCCCCTGCTCGAACGGCTCAAGCGGAGCCTCCTCCTGCTTTTGCAACTGCTCGTCATCGTCGCCCTCGCCGTCTCGCTCGCCGGACCCTACGTCACCGTCTCGGAGAGCCAGACCGTCGAGGAGACGGTCATCGTCCTCGACGGGAGTGCGAGCATGGGTGTCGAGACGGGGAGCGGAACCCGCTTCGACGCGGCTACGGCGGCGGCCCGCGACGTGACCACCGGCACCAACTCCGTCGTCTTCGCCGGGAGCGAGAACCGGATCGCCCTCCGGTCGGGCGGTGACGGGGAGGTGGCCGCGACGCTCGACGACCTGGCGGTGAGCGAGACGCCGGCCGACCTGGGTGGGGCCATCTCGCAGGCGGCCTCCATCGCCGGCGAGAACGCTCGGATCGTCGTCCTCAGTGACTTCGCCGACGACGCGGGCTGGACCGACGCCGTACAGTCGGCCCGCGCCCGCGACTTGCGGGTCGACCTCCGGCAGTTCGCCGGCGGCGGCGACGACAACGTCGGCATCGTCGACCGCTCCTTCTCGGGCTCCAACGTCACGCTCTCGGTGCGGAACTTCGGCGACCAGTCGGCGACCCGGTCGGTCGCCCTCGGTGGCCGCAGTCGCTCGGTCACGCTCGATCCCGGTGGCGTCGAGCGGGTGACCTTGCCCGTCCCCGCCGGCGGCGGCGAGGCGCGGCTGACACCCGGCGACTCCTTTCCGACCGACGACGTGGCCTACGTCGCCGCCCCGTCCGACCCGACGGTCGACGTCCTGTTGCTGACGAACGACCGGAGCCGGTATCTCACGACCGCGCTCTCGGTGATCGACGAGGTGCGACTCACCGTCGATGCGCCGCCGACGACCGTCGAAGGTGACTACGACGTGATCCTCTACAGCGACTTGGAGGAAGAGCGCCTCCTGCGTGGCAACGTCGAGGCCGGTCGGGACCTCATCGACGCGGGCGGCGGCGTCGGCGTTCTGGCACAGGAGTCGCCGCCCGAGACCTACGGCGACCTCCTCCTCCTCTCGCCGACCGGCGTCGGGACCAACCCCTCGATCGGTCGAGTGGCGAACGACGAACTCACTCGCGGGATCGACTTCCCGCCGCCGGAGCGCTACCTCCAGGGCTCGCTCCGGTCCGGCACGGCCCTCGTCGACACCGGCGACGGAACGCCGGTCGTCGCGACCGACAGGCGCGACGCGGGACGCGTGCTCTACTACGGCTACGTCGCGGGTGACGACCCCTTTCGGTTCAACTACCAGTACCCCGTCTTCTGGAAGCGGGCGACCTTCTACCTGGCCGGCCGGGAGTCACTCGACGCCCTGAACCGCGAGACTGGATCGACCCTCCGGTTCGACGACGCCACCGAGGTGGGGACACCCGACGGCACCGTCTCGGCTCGGGCGGTCCCGCTCGATCGGGCCGGGTTCTACGCCGTCGGCGACGACCGACGACTCGGCGTCTCGCTGTACAGCGCGACCGAGTCGGAGGTGGCCGCGGCGTCGCTCGACGAGCGCGAAGGGGTGACCGGCGTCCGGGCGCGGGAGGAGGAGCGACAGGTACCCCGTCCGCTGACTCCCCTCGTCGCGCTGGCCGCGTTGCTCGCCGTCGTCGGCGAGGTGGCGTATCTCCGTCGCCGGGGTGATCTGTGA
- a CDS encoding Lrp/AsnC family transcriptional regulator — MADKLELLDILLDDARESSDTIARQLGCSESEVEAMIEDLEDEGAVLGYQAVVDWSHVDRDHVEAEVELNLELDRETKYADVAGRIAKFDEVTALRLVSGDYDFDVTVEGDSMRDVSMFVSEQIAPIPEVTQTVTHFVMNTYKNRGLEFTDRDEDDRLSISP; from the coding sequence ATGGCCGACAAGCTGGAACTACTCGACATCCTCCTCGACGACGCCCGCGAGAGTTCGGACACCATCGCGCGGCAACTCGGCTGCTCGGAGTCGGAGGTCGAGGCGATGATCGAAGACCTCGAAGACGAGGGTGCGGTGCTCGGATACCAGGCGGTCGTCGACTGGAGCCACGTCGACCGCGACCACGTCGAGGCCGAGGTGGAACTCAACCTCGAACTCGACCGTGAGACGAAGTACGCCGACGTGGCGGGTCGGATCGCGAAGTTCGACGAAGTGACGGCGCTCCGACTGGTTTCGGGTGACTACGACTTCGACGTGACCGTCGAGGGCGACTCGATGCGCGACGTCTCCATGTTCGTCTCCGAACAGATCGCGCCGATCCCCGAGGTGACCCAGACGGTGACTCACTTCGTGATGAACACGTACAAGAACCGCGGCCTGGAGTTCACCGACCGCGACGAAGACGACCGGTTGTCGATCTCGCCATGA
- a CDS encoding pyridoxal phosphate-dependent aminotransferase, with translation MKLSDRAESTPPSGIRRFFELAEEMDDVISLGVGEPDFTAPWKARASAIHSLERGQTSYTTNRGMYELREAISEHVPRYGLNYDPEEEILVTTGASEAVDLALRALVDPGDAVAIQSPAYISYGPGVRFSGGDPLPVSTRAANDFVLTYDDLERAGAADAEVLMICYPNNPTGATASESELAEIAEFAREHNLTVLSDEIYAGLTYEGEHSSIATQPGMRERTIVFNGFSKAYAMTGLRLGYALGPPEAIDAMNRIHQYTMLSAPTTAQHAALEALRSCDDDVAEMRTQYNRRRQFVISRFRDMGLDCFEATGAFYAFPEAPYDDEQFAEDLLHDQGVAVVPGRVFGEEGHGHLRVSYATGMSDLKEAMTRIEAFLDGR, from the coding sequence ATGAAGCTGTCCGATCGCGCCGAATCGACACCGCCCTCGGGCATCCGCCGGTTCTTCGAACTCGCCGAGGAGATGGACGACGTGATCTCGCTTGGCGTGGGCGAACCCGACTTCACCGCGCCGTGGAAGGCCCGTGCCTCCGCCATCCACTCGCTGGAGCGGGGCCAGACCTCCTACACCACCAACCGGGGGATGTACGAACTCCGGGAGGCGATCTCGGAACACGTCCCGCGGTACGGACTGAACTACGACCCCGAAGAGGAGATCCTGGTGACGACGGGGGCGAGCGAGGCTGTCGACTTGGCGCTCCGCGCGCTGGTCGATCCCGGGGACGCCGTGGCGATCCAGTCGCCGGCGTACATCTCCTACGGCCCGGGCGTGCGTTTCTCCGGCGGCGACCCCCTCCCCGTCTCCACCCGGGCGGCGAACGACTTCGTGCTCACCTACGACGACCTCGAACGCGCCGGTGCCGCCGACGCCGAGGTGTTGATGATCTGTTACCCGAACAACCCGACGGGCGCGACGGCCAGCGAGTCGGAACTGGCCGAAATCGCCGAGTTCGCCCGCGAACACAATCTCACGGTGCTCTCCGACGAGATCTACGCGGGGCTCACGTACGAGGGGGAGCACTCCTCGATCGCGACACAGCCGGGGATGCGCGAGCGAACCATCGTCTTCAACGGCTTCTCGAAGGCGTACGCCATGACGGGCCTCCGTCTCGGCTACGCCCTCGGGCCACCGGAGGCCATCGACGCGATGAACCGTATCCACCAGTACACGATGCTCTCCGCGCCGACGACGGCACAGCACGCCGCCCTCGAAGCCCTGCGGTCCTGTGACGACGACGTGGCCGAGATGCGCACCCAGTACAACCGACGGAGACAGTTCGTCATCTCCCGGTTTCGGGACATGGGGCTGGACTGCTTCGAGGCGACCGGCGCGTTCTACGCCTTCCCCGAGGCACCCTACGACGACGAGCAGTTCGCGGAGGACCTCCTCCACGATCAGGGCGTCGCCGTCGTCCCCGGGCGGGTGTTCGGCGAGGAGGGCCACGGCCACCTCCGCGTCTCGTACGCGACCGGGATGTCCGATCTGAAGGAGGCGATGACCCGCATCGAGGCGTTCCTCGACGGTCGGTGA
- a CDS encoding DUF7504 family protein, whose translation MVAGGGMGPDDDGASFAHALATLKEQGSALLVVGSVPEEMFAEASATMLGDPNADPPRRRLVVTSEPGRERAHRRLRDTGPLSPEYARLVTRGERARSADAGPDGDGSGPGPGSGAVPRTHVVDGPLHEVGATVAEVIEEFDLFAGGLAPAEFRMALDCLPTLLSEYGRETAFRFLHVVAAQVRSVSGMVHVRLPREPSSEVVGLFQPLFDAAVELRIDGSTLDQRWRFRDRDLVSDWLPVGGVEDA comes from the coding sequence ATGGTTGCGGGTGGCGGGATGGGTCCCGACGACGACGGTGCCAGTTTCGCACACGCGCTAGCGACGCTGAAAGAGCAGGGGAGCGCACTCCTCGTCGTGGGGTCGGTCCCGGAGGAGATGTTCGCGGAGGCGTCGGCGACAATGCTCGGCGATCCGAACGCCGATCCGCCGCGGCGACGCCTCGTCGTCACGTCGGAACCGGGGCGCGAACGGGCACACCGACGGCTGCGGGACACGGGGCCGCTCTCCCCGGAGTACGCCCGACTCGTCACACGGGGCGAGCGCGCCCGGAGTGCGGACGCGGGGCCCGACGGGGACGGATCGGGACCGGGGCCGGGGTCGGGAGCGGTCCCCCGGACACACGTCGTCGACGGCCCACTCCACGAGGTCGGCGCGACGGTAGCCGAGGTGATCGAGGAGTTCGACCTGTTCGCCGGTGGGCTGGCCCCCGCCGAGTTCCGCATGGCGTTGGACTGTCTTCCGACGCTCCTCTCGGAGTACGGCCGCGAGACGGCGTTTCGATTCCTCCACGTCGTGGCCGCCCAGGTTCGGTCGGTCTCCGGGATGGTCCACGTTCGCCTCCCCCGGGAGCCGTCGTCGGAGGTCGTCGGGCTGTTCCAGCCGCTGTTCGACGCGGCGGTCGAACTCCGGATCGACGGCTCGACGCTCGACCAGCGGTGGCGGTTCCGGGACCGCGACCTCGTCTCCGACTGGCTCCCGGTCGGCGGCGTAGAGGACGCGTGA
- a CDS encoding DUF7503 family protein yields MSETDSGTVATYLKENPRMMGVLFTMLLLLSQAGTVVASNGAATSGP; encoded by the coding sequence ATGTCCGAAACTGACAGCGGCACGGTGGCAACGTACCTGAAAGAGAACCCGCGGATGATGGGCGTCCTGTTCACGATGCTCCTTCTCCTCTCGCAGGCCGGCACCGTGGTGGCGAGCAACGGCGCGGCTACCTCGGGCCCCTAG
- a CDS encoding response regulator transcription factor has product MSDETPTVLVVEDERDLAELYTTWLAESYHVRTAGDGREALDELDEDVSVVLLDRRMHDLSGEEVLEAIRDRSIDCRVAMVTAVEPGTEIVDMAFDDYLVKPVSRDDIERTVSNLLVRNEYDEGIRQLFSLASKKALLESETNPTAPVETEEYHRLLDDIDELRAELDDKLDRLGEDGDLTAVYRDLARDLDEKPDD; this is encoded by the coding sequence ATGAGCGACGAGACACCCACCGTCCTCGTCGTCGAGGACGAACGCGACTTGGCCGAACTCTACACCACGTGGCTCGCCGAATCGTACCACGTTCGGACGGCAGGCGACGGGCGTGAAGCCCTCGACGAACTCGACGAGGACGTGAGCGTCGTCCTGTTGGACCGCCGGATGCACGACCTCTCCGGAGAGGAGGTCCTCGAAGCCATCCGCGACCGCAGCATCGACTGTCGGGTGGCGATGGTGACGGCGGTCGAACCCGGGACGGAAATCGTCGACATGGCGTTCGACGACTACTTGGTCAAACCGGTCTCTAGAGACGACATCGAACGGACGGTGTCGAACCTCCTCGTCCGCAACGAGTACGACGAGGGGATCCGGCAACTCTTCTCGCTGGCCTCGAAGAAGGCACTTCTGGAGTCCGAGACGAACCCGACCGCCCCCGTCGAAACGGAGGAGTACCACCGACTCCTCGACGACATCGACGAACTGCGGGCGGAACTCGACGACAAACTCGACCGCCTCGGCGAGGACGGCGACCTCACGGCGGTCTACCGGGATCTCGCACGCGACCTCGACGAGAAGCCGGACGACTGA